One part of the Vicia villosa cultivar HV-30 ecotype Madison, WI linkage group LG6, Vvil1.0, whole genome shotgun sequence genome encodes these proteins:
- the LOC131609754 gene encoding subtilisin-like protease Glyma18g48580 codes for MGRSISSLHHLLFSSLVIFTLSLNHVHANKKCYIVYLGAHSHGSTPSTADLEIATTSHYDLLASILGSEENAKEAIIYSYNKQINGFAAMLQEEEAAQIAKNGKVVSVFLSKEHKLHTTRSWEFLGLRGNDINSAWQKGRFGENTIIANIDSGVWPESKSFSDRGIGPIPAKWRGGNICQINKLNGSTKVPCNRKLIGARFFNNAYQSVIGKLPRSQQTARDFVGHGTHTLSTAGGNFVRGASIFNIGNGTVKGGSPKSRLATYKVCWSLTDATSCFGADVLAAIDQAINDGVDLISVSAGESASTNSEAIFTDVVSIGAFHALARNILLVASAGNDGPTAGSVVNVAPWVFTVAASTLDRDFSSSITIGNKTITGASLFVDLPPNKSFTVITSTDAKLANATDRDAQFCRPGTLDPSKVKGKIVECVREGKIKSVAEGQEALSAGAQGVILRNQPLVSGRTLLSEPHVLSTVSYYAKHQTTRNHDVDLIPTDIKSGTKIRLSKAKTKYGRKPAPVMASYSSRGPNRVQPSILKPDVTAPGVNILAAYSLFATASNLITDTRRGFPFNVMQGTSMSCPHVAGTAGLIKTRHPNWSPAAIKSAIMTTASTRDNTNKPIRDAFDKTLANPFAYGSGHIQPNSAIDPGLVYDLTIVDYLNFLCASGYNQQLIASLNFNMTFTCSGSHSITDLNYPSITLPNLGLNVVNVTRTVTNVGPPSTYYAKAQVSGYKVFVEPSLLKFKRIGEKKTFRISVQATKVTPRKKYQFGELKWMNGRHIVRSPITVRRK; via the exons ATGGGTCGCTCCATTTCATCTCTTCATCACCTTCTTTTTTCATCTCTTGTTATTTTCACTTTGTCACTGAATCATGTTCATGCCAACAAAAAG TGTTACATTGTATACTTGGGAGCACATTCACATGGTTCAACTCCTTCCACTGCTGACCTTGAAATTGCTACAACTTCTCATTATGATTTACTAGCTTCAATCTTGGGAag TGAAGAGAATGCAAAAGAAGCAATTATTTATTCATACAATAAACAAATCAATGGGTTTGCAGCTATGCTTCAAGAGGAAGAAGCTGCACAAATTGCAA AAAATGGAAAGGTGGTATCAGTGTTCTTGAGTAAAGAACATAAACTGCACACAACACGTTCATGGGAATTTCTTGGATTGCGTGGAAATGATATCAACTCAGCTTGGCAAAAGGGGAGGTTTGGTGAAAATACCATCATAGCTAACATTGATTCAG GCGTTTGGCCCGAATCAAAGAGTTTTAGTGACAGAGGAATAGGCCCAATTCCAGCAAAATGGCGTGGTGGTAACATATGtcaaattaacaaactcaatGGTTCTACCAAAGTTCCATGTAACAG GAAGCTAATTGGAGCAAGATTTTTCAACAATGCATACCAATCCGTCATTGGAAAACTCCCTCGTTCGCAACAAACAGCGCGCGACTTTGTAGGCCACGGTACACACACATTATCCACGGCAGGTGGAAACTTTGTACGAGGTGCAAGTATATTTAATATTGGCAACGGAACCGTAAAAGGTGGTTCACCAAAATCAAGACTTGCAACCTACAAAGTGTGTTGGTCTTTAACCGATGCTACTAGCTGTTTTGGTGCCGATGTATTAGCTGCCATTGATCAAGCAATTAATGACGGTGTTGATTTGATTTCTGTTTCTGCTGGTGAAAGTGCTAGTACAAATTCTGAAGCAATTTTTACTGATGTGGTTTCAATAGGTGCATTTCACGCACTTGCTAGAAATATATTGTTAGTTGCTTCTGCGGGAAATGACGGACCTACCGCTGGAAGTGTTGTTAATGTTGCCCCTTGGGTGTTCACTGTTGCTGCTAGTACATTAGATAGAGATTTCAGCAGTTCTATTACCATTGGTAACAAAACAATCACG GGTGCCAGTCTTTTTGTAGACTTGCCACCTAACAAGTCTTTCACTGTAATAACTTCTACAGATGCGAAATTGGCAAATGCAACGGATCGAGATGC GCAATTTTGTAGGCCTGGAACACTTGATCCTTCAAAAGTGAAGGGTAAAATAGTGGAATGTGTTAGAGAAGGGAAAATAAAATCAGTTGCTGAGGGTCAAGAAGCTTTATCTGCGGGCGCACAGGGAGTGATTTTGAGAAATCAACCTCTAGTTAGTGGAAGAACACTTCTTTCTGAGCCTCATGTTTTGTCTACTGTCAGCTATTATGCCAAACATCAAACAACAAGAAATCATGATGTAGACCTTATTCCGAC GGATATAAAGTCAGGTACTAAAATAAGATtgtcaaaagcaaaaacaaaatatgGAAGAAAGCCAGCTCCCGTTATGGCTTCATACTCATCTAGAGGACCAAATAGAGTTCAACCATCAATACTCAAG CCTGATGTAACTGCACCAGGTGTGAACATACTTGCTGCCTATTCATTATTTGCAACCGCATCTAATTTAATAACAGACACTCGTCGAGGTTTTCCATTCAATGTCATGCAAGGAACATCTATGTCTTGTCCTCATGTTGCTGGCACTGCTGGATTAATCAAAACACGTCATCCGAATTGGAGTCCAGCAGCTATTAAATCAGCTATCATGACCACTG CAAGCACAAGAGATAACACCAACAAGCCAATCCGTGACGCATTTGATAAAACATTGGCAAATCCATTTGCATATGGTTCAGGACACATTCAACCCAACAGTGCAATAGATCCAGGACTTGTTTATGATCTAACCATTGTTGATTACTTAAACTTCTTATGTGCTTCTGGATACAACCAGCAACTCATTGCATCACTGAATTTCAACATGACATTTACTTGTTCAGGATCACACAGCATAACAGATTTGAATTATCCTTCAATCACATTACCAAATCTTGGATTAAATGTTGTTAACGTCACACGGACAGTCACCAATGTTGGACCTCCTAGTACATATTATGCAAAAGCCCAAGTGTCGGGTTATAAAGTTTTTGTAGAACCGAGTTTGTTGAAATTCAAGAGAATTGGTGAAAAGAAGACATTTAGAATTTCTGTGCAAGCAACAAAGGTGACTCCTAGGAAAAAATATCAATTTGGTGAACTGAAATGGATGAATGGAAGACACATTGTAAGGAGTCCTATTACTGTTCGACGTAAGTGA